The Gemella haemolysans genome includes a region encoding these proteins:
- a CDS encoding ATP-binding cassette domain-containing protein, with product MKQYLKKRYLENSLLLLLIIFGGACKVVAAYFIGDGFNELIKSNTDGFFYNIAYAGIVFLLYLVSLYIKIPYENYVVQKMITDIRCDVVDAISKNNYANFNKKNSGDYISWLSNDLMIVEEKGFGNFYQSITAIIETFLAIVGLFAFHWSIIVFSIIMSVLTLVLPALAQKSIQNKAQRYSGSLEKLISKNTNYLQGFDSLLSFNKLGILKKIVESSSNEVLKESVSLRKSVGLAGVLGGLGNLVGQVGVVLLTGILALKNIVGFGSILTVESLTSTIFNSVGNIMNITVELNIVVPIFEKFEKFKEEAKAINEQDTSKKLLNEEIETIELEDVSYKYEEKSILKNISYSFNKHGKYAIVGESGSGKSTLLKLLTGRIENYEGSIKFNGEELENLNKYSLYDKMLYIPQEPYIFTESLRFNITLGDEYTDEKIKATLESVELGEFLAGLEDGLDTELVEGGKNLSGGQKQRIALARGIIREKRVVLLDEITSNLDKDNAEKIEELLLTNPELTVILITHRLDSNSEQRFTDVLRL from the coding sequence ATGAAGCAGTATTTAAAGAAAAGATATTTAGAAAATAGTTTGTTACTTTTACTAATTATTTTTGGAGGAGCATGTAAGGTTGTCGCTGCGTATTTTATAGGGGATGGATTTAACGAATTAATTAAGTCAAATACCGATGGCTTTTTCTATAATATAGCCTATGCCGGTATAGTGTTTTTATTATATTTGGTTTCTCTTTATATAAAAATTCCGTATGAAAACTATGTGGTGCAAAAAATGATAACGGACATTCGATGTGATGTAGTCGATGCAATTTCTAAAAATAACTATGCTAATTTCAATAAGAAAAATAGCGGTGACTACATATCGTGGCTTAGTAATGACTTGATGATTGTTGAGGAAAAAGGATTTGGTAATTTTTATCAAAGTATTACAGCGATAATAGAGACTTTTTTAGCTATAGTTGGACTGTTTGCATTCCACTGGTCGATTATTGTCTTCTCGATAATAATGAGTGTTCTTACATTAGTTTTACCAGCTCTTGCGCAAAAATCTATCCAGAATAAAGCTCAGAGATATTCAGGTTCGTTAGAAAAATTAATAAGTAAAAATACAAATTACTTACAGGGATTTGATAGTTTACTATCGTTCAATAAATTAGGAATTTTGAAAAAAATTGTAGAAAGTTCTTCTAATGAAGTACTAAAAGAATCTGTGTCGCTAAGAAAAAGTGTCGGTTTAGCTGGAGTTCTAGGTGGTTTAGGTAACTTAGTAGGACAAGTTGGTGTAGTATTACTAACAGGAATACTAGCGCTAAAAAATATTGTTGGTTTTGGATCTATTTTAACGGTAGAATCACTAACCTCAACGATTTTCAACTCTGTAGGAAATATTATGAATATTACGGTAGAGTTAAATATCGTAGTGCCAATCTTTGAGAAATTTGAGAAATTTAAAGAAGAGGCTAAGGCAATTAATGAACAAGATACAAGTAAAAAATTATTAAATGAAGAAATTGAAACTATAGAATTAGAAGACGTTTCTTATAAATATGAAGAAAAAAGTATATTAAAAAATATTTCGTATTCATTTAATAAACATGGGAAGTACGCTATTGTCGGTGAAAGTGGTAGCGGAAAATCTACATTATTAAAATTATTGACTGGAAGAATAGAAAATTACGAAGGTTCAATTAAATTTAATGGAGAAGAACTAGAGAATCTTAATAAGTATAGCCTGTATGATAAGATGCTATATATTCCGCAAGAACCTTACATTTTCACAGAAAGTCTAAGATTTAATATTACGCTAGGTGATGAATATACTGATGAAAAAATCAAAGCTACCTTAGAAAGTGTAGAATTAGGAGAATTTTTAGCAGGTCTTGAGGACGGTTTAGATACTGAGCTTGTAGAAGGCGGTAAGAATTTATCAGGTGGTCAAAAACAAAGAATAGCCCTAGCTCGTGGAATTATTAGAGAGAAAAGAGTAGTACTGTTAGATGAGATAACGTCTAATTTAGATAAGGATAACGCAGAAAAAATAGAAGAACTTCTATTAACTAATCCAGAATTAACGGTAATTCTAATAACACACAGACTAGATAGCAATTCTGAACAAAGATTCACAGATGTATTGAGACTGTAA
- a CDS encoding TetR/AcrR family transcriptional regulator — protein MTENILQSYFSISHDESFPPGKKKTIEAAIKLFAKQGYHGTSTLQIAKEAGVSQATVFKYFKTKEDLLYSIIVPVIPKLFLNFLKRTQNTNSLEELISYVVEDRMVFLKENKDTIKIVYSEILTNENFKTQLIDSIKITFEKINFKAILKKYRETNPEINENLSTSEIIRSFAGPISTYSVQRFILFEDVPCPTEEHDLQFIKQQIYKNLTR, from the coding sequence ATGACTGAAAATATCTTACAATCTTACTTTAGCATTTCTCATGACGAATCCTTCCCACCCGGTAAGAAAAAAACAATAGAAGCTGCTATTAAATTATTCGCAAAACAAGGATACCATGGGACATCTACGCTTCAAATCGCTAAAGAAGCAGGCGTTAGTCAGGCAACAGTATTCAAATACTTTAAAACTAAAGAAGATTTATTATATTCAATAATAGTCCCTGTTATTCCTAAATTGTTTTTAAATTTTCTAAAAAGAACTCAAAATACCAACTCCCTTGAAGAATTAATCAGTTACGTTGTCGAAGATCGCATGGTTTTCCTAAAAGAAAATAAGGATACTATAAAAATAGTATACTCAGAAATATTAACAAATGAAAATTTTAAAACACAACTTATTGATTCTATAAAAATAACATTTGAAAAAATAAACTTCAAAGCTATATTAAAAAAATATAGAGAAACTAATCCTGAAATTAACGAGAACTTATCAACATCCGAAATTATTCGTTCATTCGCAGGACCTATCAGTACCTACTCAGTCCAAAGATTTATTCTTTTTGAAGACGTTCCTTGTCCTACTGAGGAGCATGATTTACAATTTATTAAACAACAAATTTATAAAAACTTAACACGATAA
- a CDS encoding ABC transporter ATP-binding protein/permease, with product MKIDGRAMALFNIKREVYLVAILKLVAFWCSLFFIYNFVDFLFYSLGEESRSGAVLGFILKTVVGLVVYYAATTGDNYFSHKISKQVRNTLRKEIYNKVEKLSLNYTEAVNTGSLLVMNSSSIVNIEFYFNKFVPQMFATLFIVLSSFVIYGKIHILLFIAMLLLYPLIPVSIMIIIKKSKKANKKNFSDFLSLSEVFYDRLSGFTTAKIYGKEDNVASDVDTRSAKYRKSTMALLRHQLNSINVMDAITYVSIFILSIIAIFAVKDQKLIVFVIVATLECFKPLRALGGLFHISMKGNVELDNIYKLLDHPEQEKDETIKVEAGKNIVLNNVSFSYGEETTLENINMLFKPGTKTALVGESGSGKSTIIKLILGLNSNYSGSIKYDNFNIDSIPTREMAKITTLITNDSYLVKGTVREHLSVRKNITEEEMYNALEKVNLKDFVEEHGGLDYELAIGAANLSGGLKQRLLAAKAILKDSYLYILDEAVSNIDDYSKEIVLNAFDSIKEGKIIIVISHDLETVTNSDNIYVLKDKKIIEEGTHAELIEENSLYRKLFTDQQQLKSKFLAKEVE from the coding sequence ATGAAGATAGATGGTAGAGCGATGGCTCTCTTTAATATCAAAAGAGAAGTATATCTCGTAGCGATTCTTAAACTTGTTGCCTTTTGGTGCTCGCTATTTTTTATCTACAATTTCGTAGATTTTCTATTTTATTCACTAGGTGAAGAGAGTAGAAGCGGTGCTGTATTAGGGTTTATCTTGAAAACGGTAGTAGGTTTAGTAGTGTATTATGCAGCTACAACTGGGGATAATTACTTCAGTCACAAAATTTCTAAACAGGTTAGAAATACATTAAGAAAAGAAATTTACAACAAAGTAGAAAAACTTTCACTAAATTACACAGAAGCAGTAAATACTGGTAGTCTTCTTGTGATGAACTCTTCATCAATCGTGAATATTGAATTTTATTTCAATAAGTTTGTACCGCAGATGTTTGCGACATTGTTTATTGTGCTTAGCTCGTTTGTTATTTATGGGAAGATTCATATTCTGTTGTTTATAGCGATGTTATTACTATATCCGCTTATCCCTGTATCTATTATGATTATTATTAAGAAGTCGAAAAAGGCTAATAAAAAGAACTTCAGCGATTTCTTAAGCTTATCTGAAGTATTCTACGATAGATTATCAGGTTTCACAACGGCAAAAATTTATGGTAAAGAAGATAACGTAGCGAGTGATGTTGATACTCGTAGTGCAAAATATAGAAAATCGACGATGGCATTACTTCGTCACCAACTTAATTCTATTAATGTGATGGATGCTATTACTTATGTTTCTATTTTTATCTTATCAATTATTGCTATCTTTGCGGTGAAAGATCAGAAGCTTATAGTTTTTGTTATTGTTGCTACATTAGAATGTTTTAAACCATTACGTGCTTTAGGAGGATTGTTCCACATTTCGATGAAAGGGAATGTTGAGTTAGATAATATCTACAAACTTCTTGATCATCCGGAACAGGAAAAAGATGAAACTATCAAGGTTGAAGCTGGGAAAAATATTGTTCTGAACAATGTAAGTTTCTCTTATGGTGAGGAGACGACTTTAGAAAATATCAATATGCTATTTAAACCTGGTACGAAAACAGCATTAGTAGGAGAAAGTGGAAGTGGTAAGTCTACTATTATCAAACTAATCTTAGGTTTAAATTCTAATTATAGTGGAAGTATAAAATACGACAACTTCAATATTGATAGTATTCCTACTAGAGAGATGGCTAAAATTACGACACTTATTACTAATGATAGTTACTTAGTTAAAGGTACTGTAAGAGAGCATTTAAGTGTTCGCAAAAATATAACTGAAGAAGAAATGTATAATGCTTTAGAAAAAGTTAATCTTAAAGATTTTGTTGAAGAACACGGAGGTCTAGATTATGAGCTTGCGATAGGAGCTGCGAACCTTTCTGGTGGTCTAAAACAAAGGCTACTTGCAGCAAAAGCAATACTAAAAGATTCTTACTTGTATATACTTGATGAAGCTGTATCGAATATTGATGATTACAGTAAAGAAATCGTGCTTAATGCCTTCGATTCAATTAAAGAAGGAAAAATTATTATTGTTATTTCTCACGATTTAGAGACTGTGACAAATTCAGATAATATTTATGTTCTAAAAGATAAGAAAATTATCGAAGAAGGAACACATGCTGAGCTGATTGAAGAAAATTCTCTATATAGAAAATTATTCACAGATCAACAACAACTGAAATCAAAATTTTTAGCTAAGGAGGTAGAGTAA
- a CDS encoding sensor histidine kinase — MFYLYNLPLEALIYTGSFCFLAALIASFSDFVNYKESYKKLNFLEQNILNDLEALPKSLDIRIDYYHKIIEKLYEELEKLTQENRQKNTDMVDYYSMWVHQIKTPIAAMNFLLDNEEVDQKILQQELFKIERYVEMVLTYIRLDSTSSDYVITKINLDEVVKDTVKKYAALFINKKIKLNYVSHETMVISDKKWLSFAFEQILGNSVKYSSTNGEITIETFENKLVIEDKGIGIKEEDLPRIFEKGFTGFNGRYEKKSSGLGLYLCKKTLDKLGHHIEISSTVGKGTRVEITFPKEDTLRD; from the coding sequence ATGTTTTATTTGTATAATTTACCACTTGAGGCGCTAATTTATACAGGAAGTTTTTGTTTTTTAGCAGCGCTTATAGCTAGCTTTTCTGATTTTGTTAATTATAAAGAAAGCTATAAGAAATTAAATTTCTTGGAGCAAAATATACTAAATGACCTAGAAGCTCTGCCGAAAAGTTTGGATATTAGAATAGACTATTATCATAAAATTATAGAGAAATTATATGAAGAGTTGGAGAAATTAACTCAGGAAAATCGACAAAAAAATACAGATATGGTCGATTACTACAGTATGTGGGTTCATCAGATAAAAACGCCGATTGCTGCGATGAATTTTCTATTGGATAATGAAGAAGTAGATCAAAAAATCTTACAGCAAGAACTGTTTAAAATAGAACGATATGTTGAGATGGTTTTAACGTACATAAGATTAGATAGCACGTCGTCGGATTATGTTATAACGAAGATTAATCTCGATGAAGTTGTGAAGGATACTGTAAAAAAATATGCAGCGTTATTCATTAACAAAAAGATAAAATTAAACTATGTTTCACATGAAACAATGGTGATTAGTGATAAAAAATGGTTGAGTTTTGCCTTTGAACAAATATTAGGTAATAGTGTGAAATATTCTAGCACGAATGGCGAGATAACTATTGAAACATTTGAAAACAAACTTGTTATAGAAGATAAAGGAATAGGTATTAAAGAAGAAGACTTACCTCGAATTTTCGAAAAAGGTTTTACAGGATTTAATGGAAGATATGAAAAAAAATCAAGTGGTCTAGGTTTGTATTTATGTAAAAAAACTTTAGATAAACTTGGTCATCATATAGAAATTTCTTCAACAGTTGGAAAAGGAACTAGAGTAGAAATTACATTCCCGAAAGAAGATACATTGAGGGATTAG
- a CDS encoding ABC transporter ATP-binding protein — protein MLLEVNNVRKVYTTRLSTQSTEALKNVNFAVDNGEYVAIMGESGSGKTTLLNIIATFDKATSGNVNLNNLDLSKLKDKDLANFRRDNLGFVFQDFNLLDNFSIKDNILLPLVLANKKYKDMEKRLEKVTKPLGIDKLINKFPYEVSGGQRQRVAVARAIITNPALILADEPTGALDSKSTDQLLEVFEKLNNAGQTIIMVTHSVKTAARAKRVLFIKDGVVFHELRKGNATTSEMFQKINDTLTLMQAGE, from the coding sequence ATGTTATTAGAAGTCAACAATGTAAGAAAAGTTTATACGACAAGATTAAGTACTCAAAGTACAGAAGCGTTAAAAAATGTAAATTTCGCAGTAGATAATGGTGAATATGTAGCGATCATGGGTGAGAGTGGAAGTGGTAAAACTACTTTATTAAATATTATCGCAACATTCGATAAAGCAACGTCAGGGAATGTGAATTTAAATAATTTAGATTTAAGTAAGCTGAAAGATAAAGATTTAGCGAATTTCCGCCGTGACAATCTAGGATTCGTCTTCCAAGATTTCAACCTACTTGATAATTTTTCTATAAAAGATAATATCCTATTACCGCTAGTACTAGCTAATAAAAAATATAAAGATATGGAAAAAAGGTTAGAGAAAGTAACTAAACCTTTAGGAATTGATAAATTAATCAATAAGTTTCCATATGAAGTATCTGGTGGTCAACGTCAAAGGGTTGCGGTAGCTCGTGCGATTATTACAAATCCAGCTCTAATCTTAGCGGACGAACCGACAGGAGCGCTAGATTCAAAATCAACAGATCAACTGTTAGAAGTATTTGAAAAACTAAATAATGCGGGACAAACAATTATTATGGTTACGCACTCTGTGAAAACAGCAGCTCGTGCAAAACGTGTATTATTTATTAAGGACGGAGTAGTTTTCCACGAACTTAGAAAAGGAAATGCGACTACTAGTGAGATGTTCCAAAAAATTAATGATACGTTAACTTTAATGCAGGCAGGTGAGTAA
- a CDS encoding response regulator transcription factor encodes MYKVMIVEDDEIISNSIAGYLNKWQYTTYEVSNFQNVITEFVEEKPDIVLMDINLPYFDGYYFCEEIRKISKVPIIFISSASDDMNIVMAMNIGADDFIEKPFKLVVLKAKIEALLRRVYNFNSSNSLIVYKEVIFDINKDEIKYKDNIATLTKNESKILTILLENREKIVSREDIIAALWQSDNFIDENTLSVNINRLRAKLKSIGIDEFITTKKGKGYIV; translated from the coding sequence GTGTATAAAGTAATGATAGTAGAAGATGATGAGATAATTTCTAACTCAATAGCTGGCTATCTTAATAAATGGCAGTACACTACATATGAAGTAAGTAACTTTCAAAATGTTATTACTGAATTTGTAGAAGAAAAGCCAGACATAGTGTTAATGGATATAAATCTCCCCTATTTTGATGGATATTATTTTTGTGAAGAAATAAGAAAAATATCTAAAGTACCTATTATATTTATTTCATCAGCTAGCGATGATATGAATATAGTTATGGCTATGAATATTGGTGCAGATGATTTTATAGAAAAACCTTTTAAACTAGTAGTATTAAAAGCTAAAATAGAAGCTCTATTAAGACGTGTTTATAATTTTAATAGTAGTAATTCGCTAATTGTTTATAAGGAAGTTATTTTTGATATAAATAAAGATGAAATTAAATACAAAGATAATATTGCAACATTAACAAAAAATGAAAGTAAAATTTTGACGATATTATTAGAAAATAGAGAAAAGATTGTTTCTAGAGAAGATATAATAGCCGCTTTATGGCAAAGTGATAACTTCATCGATGAAAACACCCTATCGGTTAACATAAATAGGCTGAGAGCTAAGTTAAAAAGTATAGGAATAGATGAATTTATTACGACTAAAAAAGGTAAAGGATACATCGTCTAA
- a CDS encoding ABC transporter ATP-binding protein → MTSLRELKQLLAIAQEFKRPLLRATLFGSLGHLTLVVFTYFISLFFLTKITTIAAILFIIIFALAVLKGLFSYTEQLLNHYVAFKVLHALRVKVLEKFKRISVDSFTKNTSGDYMTMITTDIELLEVFYAHTITPFMIYIVQSLVVSIFLLFFSVKLALVALIIYIVIGLVYPLSFRNVGQDVGENYRRKLTQVNNNSSEEAYGIFETLQYGKIDEAKRNIDMETEELTRSSYLKNKFLVDLNTLNVVTYNIGVLAFIYVAASLDSQFITVSLVAMFIVSFIPILYMGNLASTLSQTMASGKRFLELMNTPEEAENRGVVVDFNELKVENLTYRYADNTVVDNLSFDVKKGEVIGLSGPSGCGKSTIAKLIMKFISDENMEGNITIDGVDLREIDNRYFRENSSIILQDSYLFNAKIKDNITFFEKDLDKEELDASLRKTNLRGFVDNLKRRENEIVGERSSNISSGQKQRLSVARSFYNDSKLLILDEATANIDIFSEIEVLKALEESKKDKITIIISHNKSTLSICDKVIRLGE, encoded by the coding sequence ATGACATCATTAAGAGAATTAAAACAACTTTTAGCTATCGCTCAAGAGTTTAAACGTCCATTACTTAGAGCGACTTTATTTGGAAGCTTAGGTCACTTAACACTTGTCGTATTTACCTACTTCATCTCGTTGTTCTTTTTAACAAAAATAACAACAATAGCAGCAATTTTATTTATCATAATTTTCGCTTTAGCTGTGTTAAAAGGATTATTTAGCTATACTGAGCAACTTTTAAACCATTATGTTGCGTTCAAAGTATTACATGCTTTACGTGTTAAAGTTTTAGAGAAATTCAAACGTATATCTGTCGATAGTTTTACAAAAAACACTTCAGGTGATTATATGACGATGATTACGACTGATATCGAATTATTAGAAGTTTTCTACGCGCACACGATAACACCATTTATGATCTATATCGTGCAAAGTTTAGTAGTTAGTATCTTCTTACTATTCTTTAGCGTGAAACTAGCGTTAGTAGCTTTAATAATCTATATCGTAATCGGACTTGTGTATCCACTAAGTTTTAGAAATGTCGGACAAGACGTTGGTGAAAATTATCGTCGTAAACTAACTCAAGTAAATAACAATTCATCAGAAGAAGCTTATGGAATTTTTGAAACATTACAATATGGAAAAATCGATGAGGCTAAACGTAATATCGATATGGAAACTGAGGAACTGACAAGAAGTTCGTATTTAAAAAACAAATTCTTAGTAGATTTAAATACTCTAAATGTTGTAACTTACAATATCGGGGTGTTGGCATTTATCTACGTTGCAGCTTCACTTGATAGTCAGTTCATAACTGTATCATTAGTTGCGATGTTTATCGTATCGTTTATTCCTATTTTATACATGGGGAATCTTGCTTCAACATTAAGTCAAACGATGGCTAGTGGGAAGAGATTTTTAGAACTTATGAATACGCCGGAAGAAGCGGAAAATAGAGGTGTAGTTGTTGATTTTAACGAACTTAAAGTTGAGAATTTAACATATCGTTACGCTGATAATACTGTAGTGGATAATTTAAGCTTTGATGTGAAAAAAGGCGAAGTTATAGGATTAAGTGGACCAAGTGGTTGTGGTAAATCTACAATAGCGAAACTTATTATGAAATTCATCTCAGATGAAAATATGGAAGGTAATATTACTATCGATGGTGTCGATCTAAGAGAGATAGATAATCGTTACTTTAGAGAAAATAGTTCGATAATACTACAAGATAGTTACTTATTCAATGCAAAAATTAAAGATAATATCACATTCTTCGAGAAAGATTTGGATAAAGAAGAGTTGGATGCATCATTAAGAAAAACTAATTTAAGAGGTTTTGTGGATAACTTGAAACGTCGTGAAAATGAAATCGTTGGTGAGAGAAGTTCGAATATAAGTTCAGGGCAAAAACAACGTTTATCAGTAGCGCGTTCATTCTACAATGACAGTAAACTTCTAATTCTAGATGAAGCAACAGCGAACATCGATATCTTCAGTGAAATCGAAGTGCTAAAAGCTTTAGAAGAAAGTAAAAAAGATAAGATAACAATAATAATTTCACACAATAAATCAACATTATCAATCTGTGATAAGGTGATTAGATTAGGTGAGTAA
- a CDS encoding ABC transporter permease gives MSFFYSKFALNNLVKNKKFIIPYVLSAIFTIMSFYILSSLAFGDNLDKLPNGIDATKQVLSFGIIVIALFSVIFLFYTYSFLVKRRVKEFGLYSVLGMTKKQIAKILVLETIIIAVTTIVLGIGLGIIFDKLMLLVLLKLFSAGVSFGFSITPIAIVFSVLLFGGIYFLLLLYTVIKIARLRIVALLKDENKGEKEPKSRWILAIIGLALIGYGYYTAQTVQNPIKAILVFFYAVIAVIIGTYLVFMAVSITVLKIMKNNKNFYYKPKNFISVSGLLYRMKRNAVGLANICILSTMVLVTMGSTSALYAGMEKSYNERFPRQLMIAGYHSTSDKLKEIENNVKLSAKEAGTEVQDLVSYNSLPMVGRLVEDKFNFESYVGVDLSNVKMIVVLQLKDYNKFANKNKTLESNEILLHIDKKGNYNYNSISLNGSEYKIKEKLSEFPGTIGSDTANIMDTYYAVVKDEKEATKLATKLTELSSKELEKRGIGLQSGAPTLQNYVAFNIKDTDREAKVIESFKKLEKGESVSIEGKEENKITFRGVFASFLFIGVFISFIFVISQVVIMYYKQISEGYEDKGNFEIMRKVGITDKQIKQSIRSQVLLIFFSPLIIATLHTIVAYPFIEKILRLFLITDSSIFLQALAVTIVVFAIFYLIVYAITSKIYYRIIKE, from the coding sequence ATGAGCTTCTTTTATAGCAAATTTGCTTTAAACAACCTTGTAAAAAATAAAAAATTTATAATACCTTATGTGTTATCAGCAATTTTTACAATAATGTCATTTTACATACTATCATCTCTAGCCTTTGGGGATAATTTAGACAAACTTCCAAATGGTATCGATGCGACCAAACAGGTATTAAGTTTCGGGATTATTGTAATTGCGCTGTTCTCTGTAATTTTCTTATTTTATACTTACAGTTTTCTAGTAAAACGTAGAGTAAAAGAATTCGGATTGTATTCTGTTTTAGGTATGACAAAAAAACAAATAGCTAAAATCTTAGTGTTAGAAACAATTATTATCGCTGTAACTACAATAGTGTTAGGAATTGGATTAGGAATAATTTTTGATAAACTTATGCTGTTAGTATTATTGAAGTTATTCTCAGCGGGAGTTAGCTTTGGTTTCAGTATAACACCGATAGCTATAGTTTTCTCAGTATTATTATTTGGAGGAATATACTTCTTATTATTACTTTATACTGTTATAAAAATAGCTAGACTTAGAATTGTAGCCTTATTAAAAGATGAAAATAAAGGTGAAAAAGAACCAAAATCTAGATGGATTCTAGCGATAATTGGTTTAGCGTTAATCGGTTATGGATATTACACAGCACAAACTGTACAAAATCCTATAAAAGCAATATTAGTATTCTTTTATGCTGTAATTGCGGTAATTATTGGTACATATTTAGTGTTCATGGCAGTTAGTATAACAGTACTAAAAATTATGAAAAATAATAAAAATTTCTACTATAAACCTAAAAACTTCATCAGCGTTTCTGGTTTATTATACAGAATGAAAAGAAATGCAGTAGGATTAGCGAATATCTGTATATTATCTACTATGGTTCTTGTAACTATGGGATCAACATCGGCTTTATATGCAGGTATGGAAAAATCTTATAATGAGAGATTCCCAAGACAATTAATGATCGCAGGTTATCATTCTACTAGTGATAAACTAAAAGAAATCGAAAATAATGTAAAATTATCAGCTAAAGAAGCGGGAACTGAAGTACAAGATTTAGTATCATATAATTCATTACCTATGGTAGGAAGATTAGTTGAAGATAAATTTAATTTTGAATCATATGTAGGTGTAGACTTAAGTAATGTTAAAATGATAGTTGTTTTACAATTAAAAGATTATAATAAGTTCGCTAATAAAAATAAAACATTAGAAAGTAATGAGATTTTATTACATATCGATAAAAAAGGAAATTACAACTATAATAGTATTTCTCTAAATGGCAGTGAATATAAAATTAAAGAAAAATTATCAGAGTTTCCAGGAACAATAGGTTCAGATACCGCAAATATTATGGATACATATTATGCTGTTGTTAAAGATGAGAAAGAAGCAACTAAATTAGCTACAAAACTAACAGAGTTAAGTAGTAAAGAGTTAGAAAAAAGAGGGATTGGTTTACAATCAGGTGCTCCTACACTTCAAAACTACGTTGCATTCAATATTAAAGATACAGATAGAGAAGCTAAGGTAATCGAAAGTTTCAAAAAATTAGAAAAAGGAGAGAGTGTATCAATAGAAGGTAAAGAAGAAAACAAAATTACATTCAGAGGAGTATTCGCATCATTCCTATTCATCGGAGTGTTTATAAGCTTTATCTTCGTAATAAGCCAAGTGGTAATCATGTACTACAAACAAATCTCAGAAGGATATGAAGATAAAGGAAACTTTGAAATTATGAGAAAAGTAGGTATTACAGATAAACAGATTAAACAATCAATCAGATCACAAGTACTGTTAATCTTCTTCTCACCGCTAATTATAGCGACATTACACACGATAGTAGCATATCCATTTATTGAGAAAATATTAAGATTATTCTTAATAACAGATAGTAGCATATTTTTACAAGCACTCGCTGTGACAATTGTAGTCTTCGCAATCTTCTACCTAATAGTTTATGCGATAACATCAAAAATTTACTATAGAATTATAAAAGAATAG